The Helicobacter canis genomic sequence AAAAATCTTTTCCCTTTCAAAGCGGTATGTATGCTTGCACTGCATTTCCCTAGAATCCACTTTTTGATCGCGATCTACTTCCGCGCTAGAATCCACTTTTTGACATTGTGTGATACGCTCTGCCGCAAAGGTCTTGGGCAAGATCTCTACACAAAAGCCGCTTTTAGTCTGGATCGTGCCGACATAGTTTTTGGCTTTGAGTGTGTGCTTTGTTTTATGGGCTAGAAAGTCGCTGTGCTTTTCATCACTAGCAAAGTCCTTTAGCTCGTTAAAAATCTTTTGCGCTGTGGCTTTGGTGTCTTTGACCTTGCTAGAATCCAACGCTTGCTCTATCTCTAAAGCCCCGAAGCTTTGATACTCAGCGATATATAATGTCGGCATAGGTGAGCCTTAGCTAGATTGCGTGTCTTTATACATCGTTTGAAAAGTGTCCATACTCCACTCGCTAGAATCTGTGATTTTCCATATTTGCTTTTCACGATCCACAAATTCCTCGCTTAAAGAAATTTTCACATCATTCATTGTTTGAGACTTTAGCATTTTATTATTATTCAACACCGCATTTATCTTGGCATAATCATCATAGAAATATTCTTGTAATAGCGGCAGGATTTTATGCTTAAACACTGCTTGCAAGTCATTAAGATTTGTTACGCCTATGAAAAATGCGTGCCCTATGCTCCGCTCCCTATCAAGCAAAAATTCTATGCGAGTATTCATCGCTTCTAGCAGCTTTTGTAGATTTATGCCATCGCAATTTGTAGATAGCTTGCTAGAATCTGGCAGCATCTCTATAAACTCAAACCGCCTACGCAGCGCAGTATCAAGCAGGGCGATACTTCTATCGGCAGTATTCATTGTGCCGATGATGTAGAGATTGTTTGGCACGCTAAAAGACTCTTGACTATAAGGCAGCTTCACTTCAAGGGCTTCATCATTGCCCTTGCGTTTGCTAGGCTCTAGCAAGGTGATAAGCTCGCCTAGAATCTTAGAAATATTCCCGCGATTGATTTCATCGATGATTAGGATATAGGGCTTTTCATAATTTTCACTCGCCTTTTTACACATACTCTTAAAGATCCCATCTCTAATCTCATATTCCATTTTTTCGCTTATTTGACTCTCATCATTTTCGCCACTAAGTCGCGGTCTAATCCCCTCTACAAAATCCTCATAGCCATAGCTTTGGTGGAAGGTTACAAAGCCGATTTGCTCATCATTTATAAAAGCATTAAAAATTTTCTTTTTCTCATCTCGCTCTTGTGGGATAGAGTCTATCTCGCCACGCTCGCATAAAATCTCCAATGCCTTGTCAATTGTGTGATAAGTTTTGCCTGTGCCGGGAGGTCCATAAAGGATTTGATTAAGCGGTATATTTTTCTTTGGTGTCGGTATTTCTTGTCTTTCTATATATTCTGTTGATTGCTCCCCATTTTCCGCATACTTTGTCCATAATTCCCTAGCCCTATTTTGTAGAGCTTCCAAATCCCAACGCCGATTACCTAAAATGCTTTGGTGGATTTGTGGGATAGTTAATGACCTATCTCCAAGCTCATATTCTGCGATATTTTCCAACATCTCTTTTTGAAAAATATCAATAATCTTAAAATCATCAATGTTTTGGTAGTGAAATGCTATTTTCCATTTTATTGCTGGGCTAAAATCTATGGAATCTATCTGCCCCAAATCATTTGCTTTGCTCGCTTTTATAATCTCTATGATTTTTGATTTAATAGTTGCAAATGCTTGTTCTTTTGTATCGCCATATTTTATAAGCCACGCATAACCGCTTTCATATTTTCGCTTACCTTCGATTCTATCTTTTTCAATTTTATTGCAGCGATATATGCCAAA encodes the following:
- a CDS encoding McrB family protein, with translation MENRKAFLEFQQKWSLERVQNMVLDEYTSIGGSNRDDFCYWLESKLDKIGSIWGGSAFKFGIYRCNKIEKDRIEGKRKYESGYAWLIKYGDTKEQAFATIKSKIIEIIKASKANDLGQIDSIDFSPAIKWKIAFHYQNIDDFKIIDIFQKEMLENIAEYELGDRSLTIPQIHQSILGNRRWDLEALQNRARELWTKYAENGEQSTEYIERQEIPTPKKNIPLNQILYGPPGTGKTYHTIDKALEILCERGEIDSIPQERDEKKKIFNAFINDEQIGFVTFHQSYGYEDFVEGIRPRLSGENDESQISEKMEYEIRDGIFKSMCKKASENYEKPYILIIDEINRGNISKILGELITLLEPSKRKGNDEALEVKLPYSQESFSVPNNLYIIGTMNTADRSIALLDTALRRRFEFIEMLPDSSKLSTNCDGINLQKLLEAMNTRIEFLLDRERSIGHAFFIGVTNLNDLQAVFKHKILPLLQEYFYDDYAKINAVLNNNKMLKSQTMNDVKISLSEEFVDREKQIWKITDSSEWSMDTFQTMYKDTQSS